GGCATTGGATTTACCATGTCTCTGTTCATCACCAACCTGGCATTTAGCGACCCTGAGTTGGTCAAGATATCCAAGATCAGCATCCTGTTAGCGTCGCTGATTGCCGCTGTTGGCGGTGTTACCATGTTGTTGATCGGCACTGTGCGAGATAGCCACGAGAATAGAAAGAAATAAACGATGTCCGATGGTATTCGCGTGCAGTTCACGGCTTTTCTCGCCTCGATAGGCCTGGCTGACGCCATTTGCATGGGCCGCCATGGCATCTCTGATCACCGTGGCAGTTTTGCCCGTCACTGTCACAGCTCCGATGACGACCTACAAAGCAGGGACTAAGCTGAATACAATAGATGCTTCTTTATACATAGACACCAAACGAGGTTAGTCCAATGAGCCACGACCATGTGCATATGGCCCCCGAGACCAAGGATAAACGAGTTGCCATCGCCATCTGGGCGAACGGTATCCTGACCCTGGCTCAGATTGGGGGAGGCATCTTTGCCGGCAGTCTCGCCCTTATCGCGGACGCCTTGCATAACTTCTCTGATATGGCATCGCTTGTCATCGCGTTCGCGGCGCAGAAAATTGCGCGCCGCCCGGCTGACGCAAAGATGACCTTTGGCTACGGCCGCATTGAAATCGTTGCAGCCCTCATCAACTACACCACATTGATCATTATCGGGATCTATCTGATCTACGAAGGTGGCATGCGGATCATTGATCCTCCAGAGGTAAAGGGCTGGTGGGTCGTCTGGCTTGGCGGTATCGCCCTGGTCGTGGATGCATTAACAGCGTTACTCACGTATTCGATGCAGAAAGGCAGTGTCAATATCCGTGCATTGTTCCTTCACAATCTGTCGGATGCACTCGCGTCGGTCGCCGTGGTCATTGGCGGGGCTCTTATTCTACTCTACGACATGCGCTGGGTTGATCCTGCAATCACCATCGGCATCGCGGGCTACATTCTCTACCTGGGTCTGACAGAAATCGGCGGTACTATCAGAACCCTCATGCTGGGCAGCCCGGTGGATATCGATACCGATGCCGTCATTGTTGCCCTGTCCAACATCGAAGGCGTTATCGATCTTCATCACGTGCATTTTTGGCAGATGGGCGAACACGATGCCTCGCTGGAGGCCCATGTGATTATCGAGGAAAGTGCATGGGATCAGCTTGAGAATATCAAGTACAGGATAAAACAGGCTCTGGCGCAGGAATTCAACATTAGTCATTCAACACTGGAATTCGAGCACCCGGACCACATGCACAAGGATGCCCACACCTATGGGCACGGTTGACAGAAAATTCTCCATAAGCATCGGCGAGAGCGGCGACTATTTTAATAGGCCGCCCAGGCGCGGAATTTTGCCGGCATGAATCCGAGCAGCGAGAAAGGACCAGAGACTAATAGCGCAGTTTCAGAATGCGCCGGGCGCCATTCAACACAATCAGCCCGATGATCAGACCAATAACCAGGTCGGGATAACGGGAACCCGTCCAGGCGACCAGTACACCGGCGAGGATAACCCCCGAATTGGCGATGACATCATTAGCGGAAAAGATCCAACTTGCTTTCATGTGTGCACCGCCGTGCCGGTTTCTTGCGATAAGCACCAGACACCAGACGTTGGCCGCCAGGGCCACAAGACCAAAACCCATCATTAACGCGGATACGGGTTCGCTGCCGAAAACAAATCGCCGCCCGACTTCAGCCAGGACTCCCAGCGCCAGAATCAACTGCAGCCAGCCTGACAAATGCGCCGCGCGCAGCTTCATCCGCACACTGTGTCCAACGGCATACAGTGCCACGCCGTAGACGGCGGCATCAGCAAACATGTCCAAAGAATCCGCGATCAAACCAGTGGATTGCGCCAGCCAGCCTACTGTCAGTTCAACCACAAACATAACGCCGTTGATGGCCAGCAACCACTTCAGTATACCGGCTTCGACCTGGGCGGTTGCCTCTTCCTTCTCCCTGGCCAAGACTAAATCCTCTTCCCCCACCGGGGTGGTTTTTTCGAGCGTGGCACCCAGTCCCAGGGAGCGCATCCTCTCCTCGATGGCAGCCCCATTGTCGCCATGGAATACCCGCACCTTCCGATTCGGTGTATCGAACTCCAGTAAAACGCGGGGCTCAATACTGTCCAAGGCCATGCGGATCATCCCCTCTTCCGACGGGCAGTCCATTTTTGGTACCCGGTAGTCACTGACATAGCCATGTTGAAAAGCCATATCAGTATTCGCTATTGCAGAGGTGGGGGCATTGGCAATCTTGTTGCTCTGACAGTTGTCATTGCACGGGTCAGACATCGAATAAAGCCCTTGTGGATGTACAGACAGCCACTATAAACTCTATAATAACTATAGAGTCAATCGGGATATTGAGAGATGATGAAAATCGGCGAACTGTCCAAAGTGGCTGGCTGCTCCGTGCAAACCATCCGGCATTATGAAAAGGAACATTTGATTGCCTCCGCAGAACGCAGTGAAGGCAATTTTCGCCTGTACGATGAAGCTGCCGTTGAGCAATTGCTGTTCATCAAGCACTGTCGCAGCCTGGATCTCAGTTTGCCGGAGATCCGGCAGCTGTTGGCTTTAAACCGTTCGCCCGGTGCGCAATGTGATGATGTGAATCAGATGATGGATAGGCATATCGAGCAGGTGGAGGCGCGTATCCAGGAACTCACCAAGCTGAACGAGCAACTGAGAATGCTGCGCCGCAGCTGCTCAAACCGTCGGACAGTGGAGCAGTGCGGTATATTGCGGAATTTGTCGGCTACTCCGGTTTCGAGCGGGTGACACCCGTTCCAAAAACTCTCCTGAACGTTCTGCAACAGGGGCATTTTTCCGCTGCCTTCTCGCCAGCCCCAGAAAGACCAGGAAAACCACCAGTACCGACAATTGCGCCAGGATACCCTGCCAGATGGATTTGACGCCGACCCAATCAATGTCAAAGCTGACAGGCAAGGATGTAATACCAATAAGACCCGCTTCTTGAAGTGCCGACATGGCTTTACCCATGAGGATAAACGCCAGGGCCAGCAACAGGCAGTTGGTGACGGAAAAGAATCTGGCAATGGGTAATTTCACTGAATAACGCACCAATAACCAGGCCAGCTAACCGCCTGACCAACACTCAAGCTATGGCTGAGAGTCAACTAGAGCACGTTAATCAACAAAAAACATAATCTCATCGTAAACTACAGCTCTTGTACATTAACCGCTCCATGGATTTTCTTCGACTGCTCAACAACGCGAGAATGATGAGTAAACAGAATGACTTGTGTCCTCTCAGATAATTCAGCGAGTGCATGCAATGCGGCTTGTGAACGAGCGTCATCAAAGTCCACAAGTATGTCATCCACAATAAAAGGCATCGGTTCGGACGATTCCATGTATTTTTCCAAAGACGCGAGACGCAACGCCAGATAAAGCTGATCCCGCGTCCCTGAGCTCATGCCTTCCACAGTCACACGCTCTCCCCCTGGACGAATGCCAGCGAGGATGGGTTCATCTCTTTCATTAAAATCGGTCATGAGACCATCGAACGAACCAAGTGTCAGTGCAGAGAAGTGTTCGCTGGCGCGCTTGACCAGCGGTCCTTGGTTCTCCTGGCGATAACGCTCAATCTGATCACGCAATATCTTGCCAGCCAACTTCACCTGAATATAGCGCTCAGCGTCTGAGCGGATACTGGCAAGTGTGGCCTGAGCCTGATCGGCGAGCGTGGCTGCCTGATCACTGCCATCCATAAGTTCCAATTCCTTTTCTTCACGCCCCTTTGCCGATGCGAGCTCTGTACGTTTGGGTTCGAGCTCATCCTCAATCTTATTGTTCAATTCTGTGATTCGCCCCGACAAACTATCCGGATCGATACCCTCCGCTTGAGCTTCCAACTCGGCAATGGTGCTGCCCTCACCTGCATCCAGGATCTCCTGCTCTATCGAATCAATTGCCGCCTTGATTCGAAGATAGTCAGCCGAGCGGCGTTCCGCAGCCTCAATTAGAGGGCGACCATCGCATTTTGCTTCCACACATAACGCATCCAGGCGATCCGTCATGGTCTTTATGGAGGCGTTCGAATCCTGTATCTCCTGCGTTGCCTGTTCGATCTGTTCTTCAATCTGTTGCCGCTTTGTCTGCCTTGATCGGTTTTCAGATAGCAGTGCGTTGAGGCGCACAACCGCATCATCGGCTGGCAACTCATCCAGTTCGGGGGCAATAGTGGCTACTATGGCCTCCACCTGGGTGCGGAATGCTGCGGCATCTTCGTCGATGGCACTGATCCTTATCCGCAATTTCTCCACTTCCTCCAGTTTCGAAAACAATGCTCTGAGATTTTCAAAGAAATCATCAACCTCCGATGGTAATGTCTCGCTTCGCAAACCAATACTGTGCATCTGCGCTGCCCACTGTGCCTTCCATGCTTCGAGCGCCTGCGTTGCCAATCGATGCTCTTCATTCAATGATTCAACGTCAGATTCCCGATCCTTAACTTCCTTACTCAATGAATCCCGTTTGCGTTTGGCTTCATCAAGCTGACCGGCTAACGCCTCGCATTCCAGGAGTACGATTTCAAGCTCGTTTGATGTGGACGCCGATCTTTCCAGTTGTATCAGTTGTGCATTGAGCCTCTGGAGGTGCGTGCTACGATTCTTCTCAAGCTCAGTCTCTTTTTGGCGCAACAGGTTAAGCTGCGCCACCTGATCACGAAGTTTTTCAAAGGCATCCAGCCAGGCTCGCATCTCTCGAGGAGTGCGTGGAACAATCTGACAAGGAGCCCACATTGCTTGCCAGTCAGCATCCAATTGAGCCTTCTCGGCGCTTGTTGCCTCAAGCTGCTCGGCTAACTTCTGAGCTTGCTGTTGCCCTCCCTCCTGCTTGGCCTGAAGGCTTGCCAGCGCGTGAACCCGGTCTGCTTCACGGCGCAGTCGATCGGATACCTCATCGGCACTTACAAGGCGATTTTCGAAGGCATCAGGCAATGTGCCTTCAGTCTGATATTCACTAGCTTCGACTGATACGTCTTCATTGTCTATCCACTGGCGACGCAGCAACTGCCAGACCGCATCGCGTTCTGATCGAGATTGTTTGAGAGAAACCTCCGTCGGTACCTCCCCGACTCGCTCGATTTCATCGAGCCTCTGCGATGTATCCTGCAAAGCATCGATTAGCTCGTCATTTTTCTCCTCAAGCCGCTGAATACGTTTTGAGAGATCAGCGTAGCTCTCTTCAAATTGATGGATGCTTTCCCGGTTTGGTAACGCCAAGCGAGCCATTTCATCCAGCTCACCTTGCCAAAGCGTGAGTCTTGAAAGGTCGGCAACACATTCTGCTTGCTGGCTTGCAAGTTGGCTCTGAGTGGACTGGATCGATGCGTCCAACTCCCCTTGCTTCCTGGCAGCGGTTATTGCACGGTGCAGTGCATCCGTCGAACCTGATTCGGCGATCTCGTCACGTTCCTTGCGGGCGGTCTGCAGGCGCTTTTCTGTTTCACGCAGACTGGTCTCTGCCTGTTCTGCACGAGCATTCAGGACGGCTTCTCTATTGCCCAAATTGGCAATAGGCTGCCGCTTTGCCACCACCGGACGTAACTGCTCAATATCCTTGAATTCGAGATCAGGGCGATTCTCTTTGAGTATTGACTCGGCATCTGCCAATAACTGCTTGGTTTCTGCTTCAAGATGCGGTCGATCTTGCTGTGCTTTTCGATGACCACCCAAGCGCGCATGAAGATCTTCAATATTCTCTGCCTGTTCCAGCAAGGCCTGGTTGGTGGATAACCCTGCAAGTTGCTGTTGTAATCCTCCGAGACGAGGGGTTGCCTTGCCCACGATGGCTTGAGCTGTCTCCAACGCATTGACTGCCTTCCGACGACGTCCAGAAAAATCATCGTGAAGGATGACAACGTCGCCCAGCGATTCCAGCTCCTGAAAAAGCTCACGTCGCTTTGAGAGTTTCGGTAAAACGCGCTGGATACGCTGTAAACGATTTATGTCCGTCCGGTTGTCTGCCAGTTCAGCCTGAATTCGCTTCAGCTCTTCCTCTGTACGTGCCAATGTACGGCGATGCTCATCCCACTCTCTGGACGAGAGCGAGCACTTTCTAATCTCAGCCCTCAGATCCGCATGTGTTCGAATGGCTGAATTGATCAGCGGCTTTGAACCAGCGGGAAGAAAAAGATTTTTCGCCGAATCATCCAGATCCCCAAGTACGGCGTGCAGTGCGTGACTACCAAGCGACGCGGAGAACAGTGCCTGACCGACCTCCCCTTTCTGCTCAAGGATCTCATTCCCTCCCTGCACCAATGCCTGATGATCGATCCCGAAAAGCGATTCGAAGAGTTCCGGTGTGACGCCCTGGAGAAAAGGCGTCAGTGCTTGTTCATCAAGCGCTTCACCATCGGGAGACAACAAGGTATTTTTCCGGCCTTTGCGCCGGCCGAAAGTGAGCTCACGATCATCATTATTCCGTAAATGGCCGTGGATACGGAGCCTATCATTGGCGTGAATAAAGTTATCAAGCGTACGCTCATCAATACCATAAAGCAGAGCTTTTAAACCGCGCAGAGCCGAGCTCTTTCCCGCCTCGTTAGGGCCATAGACGATATGTAACCCCACCTCGTCAAACACCAGCTCCCGCTCAGTAAAAGGCCCGAATGCTGTCAGATTCAATGTCCGAATCTTCATGACCTATTCTCCGTGGACAGCAAGCGATTGACGAGAAGCTCCTTGATATCCTCCAACGTCTCTTTGAGGAATTCCGGATTAGCTGGATCAAAGGGGTCATCGCCAGCCAGCAGTTCCGCGGGGAGTTTCTGACGAAGCACGGACATTTCATCTGCCAGTTCGTCCAGAACCGAGGAGTCCAGTTCCATGTCGTGGATGGCACGCAGCAGACCACTCAATGCATCATCACGTTCAAGTACTTCATCCGTGGAAATGGCAGGCATCGTCTTGATGGAAATTTTCTCTAACCAGATGCCAGCACCGCCGAGCCCGGTTGCCAAGGCTCGATACTCCTGTATCCAGCGTTCACGGTCAGCATGCAACTTCAGGTGTGCAGAGCAAGCCCCGTACAGAACCAGACGCACAGCCACCGGCCGCCCTTCAGCAGCATCCAATGCCGACTGCAACCCCTCTCGCACTTGCTCATAAATGTCGTCGACCGTCTCAGCAGCAGAAACATCAAGCTCGCAAATGGACCAACGCATCACATCGAGGTCGCGGTGTGCCACCTCGACAATCTCTCCACCATCCACCGTGACCAAAGTGCAGCCCTTTGGTCCTATCTCACGAATGTGTCTTCCCTGGATATTGCCTGGAAATACAATCCATGGGTCTTGGCTAATTTCTTCCCGTTTATGCACATGGCCCAATGCCCAATACTGGTATCCTTTGGAGCGCAGCCCATCAACAGTGCAAGGAGCATAGGGCTCATGGCCTGGCTTACCGTCAAGGCAGGTATGCAGCAAGCCGATATTCAGGAGTTGTCGATCGCCTTGCGGATAACCTTGTGAAATATCGTCCGTGACGGCCCGTGTTGCGAAACCCTGTCCGCAAATGCTCACACCCAGGTCGTCCAGAACAACCCGTTCAGGTTTCCTGGTTGAAAATAGAGTAACGTTGTCAGGTAAGCGAAGGTGCTTTGTAATCTGGCTGGCTGCGTCATGGTTGCCAGCCACGATAAAGGCACGGATACTGGCGTCGCGTAGCCTTCCCATTCGCTCAACAAAATAGAGGCCGGTGTTGTAGTCTTTCCAGTCCCCGTCATACAGGTCACCGACGAGTAACACGAATGCCACTTGCTCATCGATCGCCAGCTCAATCAAGTTGTCGAAGGCACGGCGCGTAGCACTGCGGATTTCCTCTACAGGGGCACCCTCGTATCGTTCCAATCCGTGCAGAGCACTGTCGAGATGGATGTCTGCTGCATGAATAAATTTCACAAAATCTCTTCCCTATTTAGTTTATTCGCACGTTATCGAGAACGTAATCCTCATATCTAATGTCCGTTTCCAAGCATTTCACCGGAATCAGTAAGAAGCCTAGTCAGGCGCAAACCATTCACACGGAGCAACTGCAAAACTTCCTCTAGCTGCAAACCCCATATCTCGGCTAGTTCTACGGCCACATTCGCCGCTTCCCATGGCATTACAGGAACACCACGAATTCGTGCAAATGGTCCATCACTTTCAGAAACCACACGATCCCGGGGCATTTGACCTGCTAATTTCCGACCATTGGCGGAAGTCAACATTGCAGGCCCAACGCTAAACCAACAGCCCATCTCCTTGGCTCGGGAAAGTTGCGAAGGTGAATCAGTGAACCAATGGAGAACGGCTGTTCCATAACCCGGGTGAGATTCGAGTAAACCCAACACTTCTTTTGCAGCCGATCGAGAGTGAATGCTGAGGACGCGCCCCCCGATATTTACACTATGCTGCAGAACTGACTGAAATATGTTCTTCTGTAGTTCAAAATGCTGCTTGTAGCGGGAAGATCCATCAAGGCCGACTTCACCAACCCCAGAATACAGTTCCATTTGTGAAAGCAGCATCTCCAACTCGCCACACTTTTTATCAGCAACTTCCGGATGAAGGCCTGGAGAAATGAATATTTTTTCCGAGGCCAGAAGCACCTTTGATGTTGCCGCGAAAGCTCTCGGGCTGGTAGTGACCAACCAAACAAACTCGACTCTATCCGATGCTTCCACATAAACCTTTCGTGCATCAGGATAAAGATCCAAGTGGCAATGAAAGTCCATCAGATTATGCCGTCCCTGCGAAGCACAACTGCAAGCTCTAGCAATCCCTGTTCAATAACACGGCGGTATTGAGGCCGATCCGCCTGAGAGGCAAACGATAACGTGGCCCCCAGAAAAGAATCGATGCCTTTTTGCTCAGAGGAAAGAACTGCGCAAGCTACGGCCATGGGATCATCCGCCTTTGTCTTACCTGCGGAAGATAAAGACGGAAATTTGTAATGTGTTGTGTCAACTTTCCCCCAATGCTGGATGGCAGCCTTGCGAACCATACATGGCACACAACGTCCACAGTGCGTGCGATTGTAGGTACGAAAACGACCACAGCTTGTTGTGTCACAAGCATGTCTTTTCAACATTGACTGATCAGCGCATTCTTCCAGCATCTCCCCTTTGGTTTTAAATCGGTAGGGCATGAGTAGACTGGCTTTAATATTCAGACCTACCAACAACTCCTGAAGCATGGACATGAAT
The Banduia mediterranea genome window above contains:
- the cadR gene encoding Cd(II)/Pb(II)-responsive transcriptional regulator — translated: MKIGELSKVAGCSVQTIRHYEKEHLIASAERSEGNFRLYDEAAVEQLLFIKHCRSLDLSLPEIRQLLALNRSPGAQCDDVNQMMDRHIEQVEARIQELTKLNEQLRMLRRSCSNRRTVEQCGILRNLSATPVSSG
- the qatD gene encoding Qat anti-phage system TatD family nuclease QatD gives rise to the protein MDFHCHLDLYPDARKVYVEASDRVEFVWLVTTSPRAFAATSKVLLASEKIFISPGLHPEVADKKCGELEMLLSQMELYSGVGEVGLDGSSRYKQHFELQKNIFQSVLQHSVNIGGRVLSIHSRSAAKEVLGLLESHPGYGTAVLHWFTDSPSQLSRAKEMGCWFSVGPAMLTSANGRKLAGQMPRDRVVSESDGPFARIRGVPVMPWEAANVAVELAEIWGLQLEEVLQLLRVNGLRLTRLLTDSGEMLGNGH
- a CDS encoding cation diffusion facilitator family transporter, which gives rise to MSHDHVHMAPETKDKRVAIAIWANGILTLAQIGGGIFAGSLALIADALHNFSDMASLVIAFAAQKIARRPADAKMTFGYGRIEIVAALINYTTLIIIGIYLIYEGGMRIIDPPEVKGWWVVWLGGIALVVDALTALLTYSMQKGSVNIRALFLHNLSDALASVAVVIGGALILLYDMRWVDPAITIGIAGYILYLGLTEIGGTIRTLMLGSPVDIDTDAVIVALSNIEGVIDLHHVHFWQMGEHDASLEAHVIIEESAWDQLENIKYRIKQALAQEFNISHSTLEFEHPDHMHKDAHTYGHG
- a CDS encoding cation transporter, with the translated sequence MSDPCNDNCQSNKIANAPTSAIANTDMAFQHGYVSDYRVPKMDCPSEEGMIRMALDSIEPRVLLEFDTPNRKVRVFHGDNGAAIEERMRSLGLGATLEKTTPVGEEDLVLAREKEEATAQVEAGILKWLLAINGVMFVVELTVGWLAQSTGLIADSLDMFADAAVYGVALYAVGHSVRMKLRAAHLSGWLQLILALGVLAEVGRRFVFGSEPVSALMMGFGLVALAANVWCLVLIARNRHGGAHMKASWIFSANDVIANSGVILAGVLVAWTGSRYPDLVIGLIIGLIVLNGARRILKLRY
- a CDS encoding metallophosphoesterase family protein, whose amino-acid sequence is MKFIHAADIHLDSALHGLERYEGAPVEEIRSATRRAFDNLIELAIDEQVAFVLLVGDLYDGDWKDYNTGLYFVERMGRLRDASIRAFIVAGNHDAASQITKHLRLPDNVTLFSTRKPERVVLDDLGVSICGQGFATRAVTDDISQGYPQGDRQLLNIGLLHTCLDGKPGHEPYAPCTVDGLRSKGYQYWALGHVHKREEISQDPWIVFPGNIQGRHIREIGPKGCTLVTVDGGEIVEVAHRDLDVMRWSICELDVSAAETVDDIYEQVREGLQSALDAAEGRPVAVRLVLYGACSAHLKLHADRERWIQEYRALATGLGGAGIWLEKISIKTMPAISTDEVLERDDALSGLLRAIHDMELDSSVLDELADEMSVLRQKLPAELLAGDDPFDPANPEFLKETLEDIKELLVNRLLSTENRS
- a CDS encoding ATP-binding protein; the encoded protein is MKIRTLNLTAFGPFTERELVFDEVGLHIVYGPNEAGKSSALRGLKALLYGIDERTLDNFIHANDRLRIHGHLRNNDDRELTFGRRKGRKNTLLSPDGEALDEQALTPFLQGVTPELFESLFGIDHQALVQGGNEILEQKGEVGQALFSASLGSHALHAVLGDLDDSAKNLFLPAGSKPLINSAIRTHADLRAEIRKCSLSSREWDEHRRTLARTEEELKRIQAELADNRTDINRLQRIQRVLPKLSKRRELFQELESLGDVVILHDDFSGRRRKAVNALETAQAIVGKATPRLGGLQQQLAGLSTNQALLEQAENIEDLHARLGGHRKAQQDRPHLEAETKQLLADAESILKENRPDLEFKDIEQLRPVVAKRQPIANLGNREAVLNARAEQAETSLRETEKRLQTARKERDEIAESGSTDALHRAITAARKQGELDASIQSTQSQLASQQAECVADLSRLTLWQGELDEMARLALPNRESIHQFEESYADLSKRIQRLEEKNDELIDALQDTSQRLDEIERVGEVPTEVSLKQSRSERDAVWQLLRRQWIDNEDVSVEASEYQTEGTLPDAFENRLVSADEVSDRLRREADRVHALASLQAKQEGGQQQAQKLAEQLEATSAEKAQLDADWQAMWAPCQIVPRTPREMRAWLDAFEKLRDQVAQLNLLRQKETELEKNRSTHLQRLNAQLIQLERSASTSNELEIVLLECEALAGQLDEAKRKRDSLSKEVKDRESDVESLNEEHRLATQALEAWKAQWAAQMHSIGLRSETLPSEVDDFFENLRALFSKLEEVEKLRIRISAIDEDAAAFRTQVEAIVATIAPELDELPADDAVVRLNALLSENRSRQTKRQQIEEQIEQATQEIQDSNASIKTMTDRLDALCVEAKCDGRPLIEAAERRSADYLRIKAAIDSIEQEILDAGEGSTIAELEAQAEGIDPDSLSGRITELNNKIEDELEPKRTELASAKGREEKELELMDGSDQAATLADQAQATLASIRSDAERYIQVKLAGKILRDQIERYRQENQGPLVKRASEHFSALTLGSFDGLMTDFNERDEPILAGIRPGGERVTVEGMSSGTRDQLYLALRLASLEKYMESSEPMPFIVDDILVDFDDARSQAALHALAELSERTQVILFTHHSRVVEQSKKIHGAVNVQEL